Proteins from one Salarias fasciatus chromosome 14, fSalaFa1.1, whole genome shotgun sequence genomic window:
- the LOC115400253 gene encoding cytoplasmic dynein 2 heavy chain 1-like isoform X3 — MPHGSDDARKRFILTTAGNFYGIKPSSSLTDSPELNNFLDDGNEFVLSFSSHGSDLHLSNKIEAAADSKEKVLVFFKLQPMVITEDNLHQSLLVSSMLESPINTLYQAVKQVFAPVLLKDERWCSTFDPKLAGLLGELEVGLGSVVRQSGAKTSARKGRMEEDVLGILTPSDEFQYWADLSESAEKNGVRERASHFAELFKPIQKEYGGLDGLSMSDVVDLVEQSRDSLDDVWRQTDYEPYRETRMVRLMDVIGGALGRYVQRKLGDVNIFEEPFVSVRENLRMGISICEQWVVACEHLTGQTWKRHAPCPWKGNKHCPQTLLCLAKRLNELRDASRFR; from the exons ATGCCTCACGGTTCAGATGATGCTCGCAAGAGGTTTATCCTCACCACGGCTGGAAACTTCTACGGGATAAAACCTTCGTCGTCCCTGACCGACAGTCCAGAGCTCAATAACTTCTTGGATGATGGGAATGAATTTGTCCTGTCTTTCAGCAGTCATGGCAGTGACCTGCACTTGTCAAATAAG ATTGAAGCTGCGGCCGACAGCAAAGAGAAAGTGTTGGTGTTCTTCAAACTGCAGCCCATGGTGATCACGGAAGACAACCTTCATCAGAGCCTCCTGGTGTCGTCCATGCTGGAATCTCCCATCAACACTCTCTACCAGGCTGTTAAGCAGGTTTTTGCACCTGTACTGCTGAAG GATGAGCGCTGGTGTTCAACATTTGACCCAAAGCTGGCGGGCCTTCTGGGTGAGCTGGAGGTCGGGCTGGGCTCAGTGGTTCGTCAGTCTGGAGCGAAGACTTCTGCCAGGAAGGGTCGCATGGAAGAAGATGTTCTGG GTATCTTGACTCCCAGTGATGAGTTCCAGTACTGGGCTGATCTCTCTGAGTCTGCCGAGAAAAACGGTGTCAGAGAAAGGGCTTCACATTTTGCTGAGCTCTTCAAGCCCATTCAGAAG GAGTATGGTGGTCTTGACGGTTTGTCCATGTCGGATGTCGTGGATTTGGTGGAGCAAagcagagactctctggatGATGTGTGGCGGCAGACTGATTATGAACCTTATCGTGAGACCCGCATGGTCCGACTGATGGATGTTATTG GTGGCGCCTTGGGAAGATATGTCCAAAGGAAGCTGGGTGATGTGAACATTTTTGAGGAGCCATTTGTGTCAGTGAGAGAGAACCTGAGAATGGGCATTTCCATCTGTGAACAGTGGGTGGTGGCCTGCGAGCATTTAACCGGGCAG acatGGAAGAGACATGCTCCCTGCCCCTGGAAGGGAAACAAGCACTGCCCACAAACCCTGCTTTGCCTTGCAAAACGATTGAATGAG
- the LOC115400253 gene encoding cytoplasmic dynein 2 heavy chain 1-like isoform X4 codes for MPHGSDDARKRFILTTAGNFYGIKPSSSLTDSPELNNFLDDGNEFVLSFSSHGSDLHLSNKIEAAADSKEKVLVFFKLQPMVITEDNLHQSLLVSSMLESPINTLYQAVKQVFAPVLLKDERWCSTFDPKLAGLLGELEVGLGSVVRQSGAKTSARKGRMEEDVLGILTPSDEFQYWADLSESAEKNGVRERASHFAELFKPIQKEYGGLDGLSMSDVVDLVEQSRDSLDDVWRQTDYEPYRETRMVRLMDVIGGALGRYVQRKLGDVNIFEEPFVSVRENLRMGISICEQWVVACEHLTGQTWKRHAPCPWKGNKHCPQTLLCLAKRLNE; via the exons ATGCCTCACGGTTCAGATGATGCTCGCAAGAGGTTTATCCTCACCACGGCTGGAAACTTCTACGGGATAAAACCTTCGTCGTCCCTGACCGACAGTCCAGAGCTCAATAACTTCTTGGATGATGGGAATGAATTTGTCCTGTCTTTCAGCAGTCATGGCAGTGACCTGCACTTGTCAAATAAG ATTGAAGCTGCGGCCGACAGCAAAGAGAAAGTGTTGGTGTTCTTCAAACTGCAGCCCATGGTGATCACGGAAGACAACCTTCATCAGAGCCTCCTGGTGTCGTCCATGCTGGAATCTCCCATCAACACTCTCTACCAGGCTGTTAAGCAGGTTTTTGCACCTGTACTGCTGAAG GATGAGCGCTGGTGTTCAACATTTGACCCAAAGCTGGCGGGCCTTCTGGGTGAGCTGGAGGTCGGGCTGGGCTCAGTGGTTCGTCAGTCTGGAGCGAAGACTTCTGCCAGGAAGGGTCGCATGGAAGAAGATGTTCTGG GTATCTTGACTCCCAGTGATGAGTTCCAGTACTGGGCTGATCTCTCTGAGTCTGCCGAGAAAAACGGTGTCAGAGAAAGGGCTTCACATTTTGCTGAGCTCTTCAAGCCCATTCAGAAG GAGTATGGTGGTCTTGACGGTTTGTCCATGTCGGATGTCGTGGATTTGGTGGAGCAAagcagagactctctggatGATGTGTGGCGGCAGACTGATTATGAACCTTATCGTGAGACCCGCATGGTCCGACTGATGGATGTTATTG GTGGCGCCTTGGGAAGATATGTCCAAAGGAAGCTGGGTGATGTGAACATTTTTGAGGAGCCATTTGTGTCAGTGAGAGAGAACCTGAGAATGGGCATTTCCATCTGTGAACAGTGGGTGGTGGCCTGCGAGCATTTAACCGGGCAG acatGGAAGAGACATGCTCCCTGCCCCTGGAAGGGAAACAAGCACTGCCCACAAACCCTGCTTTGCCTTGCAAAACGATTGAATGAG
- the LOC115400253 gene encoding cytoplasmic dynein 2 heavy chain 1-like isoform X1: protein MPHGSDDARKRFILTTAGNFYGIKPSSSLTDSPELNNFLDDGNEFVLSFSSHGSDLHLSNKIEAAADSKEKVLVFFKLQPMVITEDNLHQSLLVSSMLESPINTLYQAVKQVFAPVLLKDERWCSTFDPKLAGLLGELEVGLGSVVRQSGAKTSARKGRMEEDVLGILTPSDEFQYWADLSESAEKNGVRERASHFAELFKPIQKEYGGLDGLSMSDVVDLVEQSRDSLDDVWRQTDYEPYRETRMVRLMDVIGGALGRYVQRKLGDVNIFEEPFVSVRENLRMGISICEQWVVACEHLTGQTWKRHAPCPWKGNKHCPQTLLCLAKRLNEVKHVLSAYT from the exons ATGCCTCACGGTTCAGATGATGCTCGCAAGAGGTTTATCCTCACCACGGCTGGAAACTTCTACGGGATAAAACCTTCGTCGTCCCTGACCGACAGTCCAGAGCTCAATAACTTCTTGGATGATGGGAATGAATTTGTCCTGTCTTTCAGCAGTCATGGCAGTGACCTGCACTTGTCAAATAAG ATTGAAGCTGCGGCCGACAGCAAAGAGAAAGTGTTGGTGTTCTTCAAACTGCAGCCCATGGTGATCACGGAAGACAACCTTCATCAGAGCCTCCTGGTGTCGTCCATGCTGGAATCTCCCATCAACACTCTCTACCAGGCTGTTAAGCAGGTTTTTGCACCTGTACTGCTGAAG GATGAGCGCTGGTGTTCAACATTTGACCCAAAGCTGGCGGGCCTTCTGGGTGAGCTGGAGGTCGGGCTGGGCTCAGTGGTTCGTCAGTCTGGAGCGAAGACTTCTGCCAGGAAGGGTCGCATGGAAGAAGATGTTCTGG GTATCTTGACTCCCAGTGATGAGTTCCAGTACTGGGCTGATCTCTCTGAGTCTGCCGAGAAAAACGGTGTCAGAGAAAGGGCTTCACATTTTGCTGAGCTCTTCAAGCCCATTCAGAAG GAGTATGGTGGTCTTGACGGTTTGTCCATGTCGGATGTCGTGGATTTGGTGGAGCAAagcagagactctctggatGATGTGTGGCGGCAGACTGATTATGAACCTTATCGTGAGACCCGCATGGTCCGACTGATGGATGTTATTG GTGGCGCCTTGGGAAGATATGTCCAAAGGAAGCTGGGTGATGTGAACATTTTTGAGGAGCCATTTGTGTCAGTGAGAGAGAACCTGAGAATGGGCATTTCCATCTGTGAACAGTGGGTGGTGGCCTGCGAGCATTTAACCGGGCAG acatGGAAGAGACATGCTCCCTGCCCCTGGAAGGGAAACAAGCACTGCCCACAAACCCTGCTTTGCCTTGCAAAACGATTGAATGAGGTAAAACATGTTCTTAGTGCGTACACTTAA